A single genomic interval of Microbacterium sp. LWO14-1.2 harbors:
- a CDS encoding putative FMN-dependent luciferase-like monooxygenase, translated as MTAPTLAFFTRLLDDAAPEERFALAAEQIRHAELHGIGRAWVAQHHFRAAEGGLPSPLVFLAHLAARTTRIRLGTGVITLPLEDPVRVAEDAVVADLLADGRLDLGLGSGGTPSSFVPFGEDVRDKARTYDRKLGVLLDALSGRDIGADNTLYPDAGDLRDRIWQATFSAAGGRRAGIHGHGLLLSRTQPGPTDAPHAPLAALQGPIIDAYLDALPSGAAPRITASRTVFVADDRADALRFAEVGLRRAAEGFRRQGQTIQGDDLDDLIAALDTHLGTPEEVADSLAADATLSRATEIAFQVHSVDAPHPHVLRSIELFAQEVAPALGYALHPAPTDTFTDTLTDTLRENA; from the coding sequence ATGACGGCCCCCACCCTCGCCTTCTTCACCCGGCTGCTCGACGACGCCGCGCCGGAGGAGCGGTTCGCGCTCGCCGCAGAGCAGATCCGGCATGCCGAGCTGCACGGCATCGGTCGAGCCTGGGTCGCGCAGCATCACTTCCGCGCGGCCGAGGGCGGGCTGCCGTCGCCGCTCGTGTTCCTCGCGCATCTCGCGGCGCGCACGACCCGCATCCGCCTCGGCACCGGGGTGATCACGCTGCCGCTCGAAGACCCGGTGCGCGTCGCCGAGGACGCGGTGGTCGCCGACCTGCTCGCCGACGGACGCCTCGACCTCGGGCTCGGCAGCGGGGGCACCCCGTCGTCGTTCGTCCCGTTCGGGGAGGACGTGCGCGACAAGGCCCGGACCTACGATCGCAAGCTGGGCGTGCTGCTCGACGCACTCTCCGGGCGCGACATCGGCGCGGACAACACGCTGTACCCGGATGCGGGAGACCTGCGCGACCGGATCTGGCAGGCGACCTTCTCGGCCGCCGGCGGCCGCAGGGCCGGCATCCACGGCCACGGCCTGCTGCTGTCGCGCACTCAGCCGGGGCCGACCGACGCTCCGCACGCGCCGCTCGCCGCGCTGCAGGGCCCCATCATCGACGCCTACCTCGACGCCCTGCCGTCGGGCGCCGCCCCGCGGATCACCGCCTCGCGCACCGTCTTCGTCGCCGACGACCGCGCGGACGCCCTGCGATTCGCCGAGGTCGGTCTGCGCCGCGCCGCAGAGGGATTCCGTCGCCAGGGGCAGACGATCCAGGGCGACGACCTCGACGACCTGATCGCGGCGCTCGACACGCACCTCGGGACCCCGGAGGAGGTGGCCGACTCCCTCGCGGCTGATGCCACGCTGTCTCGGGCGACCGAGATCGCGTTCCAGGTGCACTCCGTCGACGCCCCGCACCCGCACGTCCTCCGCTCGATCGAACTGTTCGCGCAGGAGGTCGCGCCGGCGCTCGGCTACGCCCTCCATCCCGCACCAACCGACACCTTCACCGACACACTCACCGACACACTCAGGGAGAACGCATGA
- a CDS encoding CMD domain protein, producing MTHDIVDRIVGVTPALDELRRRRPVTKEQLQASFDALFAPVSVEHASQAERELVAAFATRLAGDTDPTGTFYADRALAIDPDRAPVVLAEAASAATGGPFGSYAEAGLQSENTDGDRYTPYAAVVEVLGERLAAALAHTHLLVLRPREASGDDIQRLLDAGWTADGVVTLSQLVSFLAFQQRVVTGLRALSRAGAAA from the coding sequence ATGACGCACGACATCGTCGATCGGATCGTGGGGGTGACGCCCGCGCTGGATGAGCTGCGACGACGTCGTCCCGTCACGAAGGAGCAGTTGCAGGCGAGTTTCGACGCGCTGTTCGCGCCGGTCTCCGTCGAGCACGCCTCGCAGGCCGAGCGCGAACTCGTCGCCGCTTTCGCGACGCGACTGGCGGGCGACACCGATCCCACAGGCACCTTCTACGCCGACCGGGCGCTGGCCATCGACCCGGACCGGGCGCCGGTCGTGCTCGCCGAGGCCGCATCGGCGGCGACGGGCGGTCCCTTCGGGTCGTACGCCGAGGCGGGCCTGCAGAGCGAGAACACCGACGGCGACCGGTACACGCCGTACGCAGCGGTCGTCGAGGTGCTCGGGGAGCGTCTCGCCGCGGCTCTCGCGCACACCCACCTGCTCGTGCTGCGACCGCGGGAGGCCTCCGGCGACGACATCCAGAGGCTGCTCGACGCGGGATGGACGGCCGACGGAGTCGTCACCCTCTCGCAGCTGGTCTCGTTCCTCGCCTTCCAGCAGCGGGTCGTGACGGGGCTGCGCGCCCTGTCGAGGGCGGGGGCGGCCGCATGA
- a CDS encoding alkylhydroperoxidase domain protein, with protein MTSSATPETAVTTAVTVLHDPAPHPDSFTRAEVGWTPHLPPLPEEELTDRHYDGLVDASRAQSDYFRLLARDPEVLRARTLVDKDIFYNTREGLPRAERELAATAASRRNGCVFCASVHSRFAAHHGRRPDDVDRLLDEGVGADLGSRWNAVVAASVALTDTPTAFGDDEIARLRAEGLDDLEIADVIHGAAFFNWANRLMLSIGRAVAPPDAGPSHL; from the coding sequence ATGACCTCCTCCGCGACGCCCGAGACCGCCGTCACGACCGCCGTCACCGTGCTGCACGATCCCGCGCCGCATCCCGACTCCTTCACCCGCGCCGAGGTCGGCTGGACGCCGCATCTGCCTCCGCTGCCCGAAGAGGAGCTCACCGACCGGCACTACGACGGCCTCGTCGACGCGAGTCGCGCTCAGAGCGACTACTTCCGGCTGCTCGCCCGCGACCCGGAGGTGCTCAGGGCGCGAACCCTCGTCGACAAGGACATCTTCTACAACACCCGCGAGGGCCTTCCCCGTGCCGAGCGCGAACTCGCGGCGACCGCGGCGTCCCGCCGCAACGGCTGCGTGTTCTGCGCCTCGGTGCATTCCCGATTCGCCGCCCACCACGGCCGGCGGCCGGACGACGTGGACCGGCTCCTGGACGAGGGTGTGGGCGCCGACCTCGGATCCCGGTGGAACGCCGTCGTCGCGGCATCCGTCGCCCTCACCGACACTCCGACGGCGTTCGGCGACGACGAGATCGCCCGACTGCGGGCGGAGGGTCTCGACGACCTCGAGATCGCCGACGTGATCCACGGCGCGGCGTTCTTCAACTGGGCCAACCGGCTCATGCTGTCGATCGGGCGGGCCGTCGCGCCGCCAGACGCCGGGCCCTCCCACCTCTAG
- a CDS encoding NADP-dependent oxidoreductase has translation MARAIVYTEFGSPDVLHEIEVPDPLPLAGEVVVRIEAAGVNPIDAKLRSAKRPSPPIVEPRTVGFDGAGVVESIGDGVQGLVVGDRVAIRDTRGTYSSLLAVPAEHLALLPDGVTAAEGAGIGIPAGTAYQALRSLGVSDGDVLLVHGGSGSVGQAVVQFAVAWGATVIATASPARHDLLRELGATPVAYGDGLLDRVREAAPQGVTVALDCAGTDEAIQTSLELVTDRDRIATIVRGPDAADFGIRAFSGGAPEPLTEQELAWRAQALGATIALLDSGDFTIEIDRELPLAEAAQAHELVESGAASGKIVLIP, from the coding sequence ATGGCTCGCGCGATCGTCTACACAGAGTTCGGTTCCCCTGACGTCCTGCATGAGATCGAGGTCCCCGACCCGCTCCCCCTCGCGGGAGAGGTGGTCGTGCGCATCGAGGCGGCGGGTGTGAATCCCATCGACGCCAAGCTGCGCAGCGCGAAGCGGCCGTCGCCCCCGATCGTCGAGCCCCGCACGGTGGGCTTCGACGGCGCCGGCGTGGTCGAGAGCATCGGCGACGGCGTGCAGGGTCTCGTCGTGGGCGACCGCGTCGCCATCCGCGACACCAGGGGAACGTACTCCAGCCTCCTCGCCGTCCCCGCGGAGCATCTCGCACTCCTGCCCGACGGAGTCACCGCGGCGGAGGGCGCCGGCATCGGCATCCCCGCCGGCACGGCGTATCAGGCGCTCCGCTCGCTCGGCGTCTCCGACGGCGACGTGCTGCTCGTGCACGGCGGTTCCGGGTCGGTCGGCCAGGCGGTCGTGCAGTTCGCGGTCGCGTGGGGAGCGACGGTGATCGCGACAGCCAGCCCCGCGCGTCACGACCTGCTTCGCGAGCTCGGAGCGACGCCGGTCGCGTACGGCGACGGGCTGCTCGACCGCGTCCGCGAGGCCGCACCGCAGGGCGTCACGGTCGCCCTCGACTGCGCCGGCACCGACGAAGCGATCCAGACCTCTCTCGAACTGGTAACCGACCGCGACCGCATCGCGACGATCGTCCGGGGTCCCGACGCCGCGGACTTCGGCATCCGCGCCTTCTCGGGCGGCGCACCGGAACCGCTCACCGAACAGGAACTGGCGTGGCGTGCACAAGCCCTCGGGGCCACGATCGCCCTGCTGGACTCCGGCGACTTCACGATCGAGATCGACCGCGAACTGCCGCTCGCCGAGGCGGCACAGGCCCACGAGCTCGTGGAGTCCGGTGCCGCCTCCGGCAAGATCGTCCTGATCCCCTAG
- a CDS encoding GIY-YIG nuclease family protein — translation MGTVYMLRCADGTLYVGSTLDLARRLAEHADGRGSAYTRRRLPVEVVWSEDFARIDDAFLWEKRIQGWSHAKRLAFVEGGLDAVRGWSARARRERSVEG, via the coding sequence ATGGGGACGGTGTACATGTTGAGATGCGCAGATGGCACGCTCTACGTCGGGAGCACGCTCGACCTGGCGCGTCGCCTGGCCGAGCACGCCGACGGCCGGGGCAGCGCCTATACGCGACGGCGACTCCCTGTCGAGGTCGTGTGGAGTGAGGACTTCGCGCGCATCGACGACGCGTTCCTCTGGGAGAAGCGCATCCAGGGCTGGAGCCACGCCAAGCGGCTCGCCTTCGTCGAGGGCGGCCTGGATGCCGTCCGCGGGTGGAGCGCGCGAGCGCGGAGGGAGCGTTCCGTGGAGGGATGA
- the hrpA gene encoding ATP-dependent RNA helicase HrpA codes for MRWRAMSSPVISYPAELPVSAARGEIADAIRDHQVVIVAGATGSGKTTQLPKICLELGRERIAHTQPRRLAARTIAERVAEEMHVELGGLVGYKVRFTDQVSDETRIALMTDGILLNEINRDRLLRRYDTIIIDEAHERSLNVDFLLGYLARLLPERPDLKVVITSATIDPESFARHFAAADGTPAPIIEVSGRTYPVEIRYRSQTDDEAGDETGREAQEVDEVSAIVAALRELDREAPGDVLVFLPGEAEIRDAADAVRGAYANDRSPTEVLPLYGRLSAAEQHRVFERSRVAGVRRRVVLATNVAETSLTVPGIRYVIDTGTARISRYSARSKVQRLPIEAISQASANQRSGRAGRTSDGIAIRLYSEEDFERRPEFTEPEILRTSLASVILQMLSLGFGDITAFPFLTPPDSRGVKAAFDLLTELGAVDIARDEPRLTRIGRDIARIPIDPRFARMLIEAGRAASGSSDAVVRDVLAIVAGMSIQDVRERPSQDAPQSLRDEADRMHARFADPTSDFLSILNLWNHLREQQRELGSSAFRRLCRAEHLNYVRVREWFDVHRQLRTLVRTKEAQPGTGDPDAIHRALLSGLLSQIGILDERSTAGRGQSKTPPKDARRRQAEYRGARGIRFSIFPGSALRKKSPQAVMAAEIVETSRTYARTVAAIDPAWAEALAGDLAKRQVTEPHWSKDAGAAVAYEKVTLFGVEIIPRRRVQFARIDRAGSRELFLRHALVEGEWDPGRIDKRVSAFWRSNAELRKRLEKLEERERRRDILAGDEAVFRFYDERIPADVFDVRSFEKWWREALTSTPKLLVMREGDLVDDDSRADRSEFPTRWTQGDQVLGLAYRFEPGAADDGVSVVIPLPLLAQIEDRGFDWQVPGLRAELVTGLLRALPKAIRRHVVPAADWAEKFGAELAGEGPESHAGLPPRGLKEALARLIQPLANQLVSAADFEDERVPAHLRMNFRAVDERGRVVGSDRDLRVLQQTLSDRARSSVARSIAAPPRRPGPGSGPQPAAAPASIEQDGLIAWSFGDLPEVLDTRVAGGVVRGYPAIVDRGKSVAVRVEATADAATAATRAGVRRLVLLGVPSPSSYVQEHLTSAEKLALAASPYPSAAALIEDCRAAVVQRLVDAATGAAHGVIRTEAEFTRVRDLVSAALVDELFACVSLVSRILTKAREVERGIKSQNSLALLGPLNDIRTQLSGLLHPGFVSATGVDRLAHYPRYLDGMLDRLKTLGSEPGKDRTRMSEYERMAKAFEDAGGTIPPAPDAPAALVETRWLLEEYRVSVFAQRLGTAQPVSPQRIMKALAAGR; via the coding sequence ATACGATGGAGGGCTATGTCCTCCCCCGTGATCTCGTACCCTGCCGAGCTGCCCGTCAGCGCTGCCCGGGGCGAGATCGCCGACGCGATCCGCGATCATCAGGTCGTGATCGTGGCCGGCGCCACCGGCTCGGGGAAGACGACGCAGCTGCCGAAGATCTGCCTGGAGCTCGGCCGCGAGCGGATCGCGCACACGCAGCCGCGACGCCTCGCCGCGCGCACGATCGCGGAGCGCGTCGCCGAGGAGATGCACGTCGAGCTCGGTGGTCTCGTCGGGTACAAGGTGCGGTTCACCGACCAGGTGTCGGACGAGACACGTATCGCGCTCATGACCGACGGCATCCTCCTCAACGAGATCAATCGCGACCGACTGCTGCGGCGATACGACACGATCATCATCGACGAGGCGCACGAGCGGTCTCTCAACGTCGACTTCCTGCTCGGCTATCTCGCGCGGCTGCTGCCCGAGCGCCCCGACCTCAAGGTCGTCATCACCTCGGCGACCATCGACCCCGAGAGCTTCGCACGGCACTTCGCGGCGGCCGACGGCACGCCGGCCCCGATCATCGAGGTCTCCGGGCGCACCTACCCGGTGGAGATCCGCTACCGCTCTCAGACCGATGACGAGGCGGGCGACGAGACCGGCCGCGAGGCGCAGGAGGTCGACGAGGTCTCGGCGATCGTCGCCGCCCTGCGCGAGCTCGACCGGGAGGCGCCGGGCGATGTGCTCGTCTTCCTCCCCGGTGAGGCCGAGATCCGCGACGCTGCCGACGCGGTGCGCGGCGCCTACGCGAACGACCGGTCGCCGACCGAGGTGCTCCCGCTCTACGGGCGGCTGTCGGCCGCCGAGCAGCACCGCGTGTTCGAGCGGAGCCGTGTGGCCGGGGTCAGGCGACGCGTTGTGCTCGCGACCAACGTCGCGGAGACGAGCCTCACGGTCCCCGGCATCCGTTACGTCATCGACACCGGCACCGCGCGCATCTCCCGCTACAGCGCCCGGTCGAAGGTACAGCGCCTCCCCATCGAGGCCATCTCGCAGGCCTCGGCCAACCAGCGCTCCGGACGAGCGGGCCGCACGAGCGACGGCATCGCCATCCGCCTCTACAGCGAGGAGGACTTCGAGCGCCGGCCCGAGTTCACGGAACCCGAGATCCTGCGCACCTCGCTCGCCTCGGTCATCCTCCAGATGCTGTCGCTCGGCTTCGGCGACATCACCGCCTTCCCGTTCCTCACTCCTCCGGACTCCCGCGGCGTCAAGGCGGCGTTCGACCTCCTCACCGAGCTCGGCGCCGTCGACATCGCGCGAGACGAGCCGCGGCTCACCCGCATCGGACGCGACATCGCCCGCATCCCGATCGACCCGCGTTTCGCCCGCATGCTCATCGAGGCGGGGCGCGCGGCATCCGGTTCCTCGGATGCGGTGGTCCGCGACGTCCTCGCGATCGTCGCCGGCATGTCGATCCAGGACGTCCGGGAGCGCCCATCGCAGGATGCGCCGCAGAGCCTGCGCGACGAGGCCGACCGCATGCACGCCCGGTTCGCCGACCCGACGAGCGACTTCCTCTCGATCCTCAACCTGTGGAACCACCTGCGCGAGCAGCAGCGCGAGCTCGGGTCGAGCGCCTTCCGACGTCTCTGCCGCGCCGAGCACCTGAACTACGTCCGTGTGCGGGAATGGTTCGACGTGCACCGCCAGCTCCGCACCCTCGTCCGCACGAAGGAGGCCCAGCCCGGCACCGGCGACCCGGACGCGATCCACCGGGCGCTCCTCTCGGGCCTGCTGTCGCAGATCGGCATCCTCGACGAGCGCAGCACCGCCGGACGCGGACAGAGCAAGACCCCGCCGAAGGACGCCAGGCGCCGTCAGGCGGAGTACCGGGGAGCCCGCGGCATCCGTTTCTCGATCTTCCCGGGCTCGGCGCTGCGCAAGAAGAGCCCGCAGGCCGTGATGGCCGCCGAGATCGTCGAGACGTCGCGCACCTACGCGCGCACGGTCGCCGCGATCGACCCCGCCTGGGCCGAGGCTCTCGCGGGTGATCTCGCGAAACGGCAGGTCACCGAGCCGCACTGGTCGAAGGATGCCGGAGCGGCCGTCGCGTACGAGAAGGTCACGCTGTTCGGCGTCGAGATCATCCCGAGGCGCCGCGTGCAGTTCGCCCGCATCGACCGCGCCGGGTCGCGCGAGCTGTTCCTGCGGCACGCTCTCGTCGAGGGCGAGTGGGACCCCGGCCGGATCGACAAGCGCGTCAGCGCGTTCTGGCGCAGCAACGCCGAGCTGCGCAAACGCCTCGAGAAGCTGGAGGAGCGCGAACGCCGACGCGACATCCTCGCGGGCGACGAGGCCGTCTTCCGGTTCTACGACGAACGCATCCCGGCCGACGTGTTCGACGTCCGATCGTTCGAGAAGTGGTGGCGCGAGGCACTGACCTCCACCCCGAAGCTCCTCGTGATGCGCGAGGGCGACCTCGTCGACGACGACAGCCGGGCTGACCGCAGCGAGTTCCCGACGCGATGGACCCAGGGCGATCAGGTGCTCGGTCTCGCCTACCGGTTCGAGCCGGGAGCGGCGGACGACGGCGTGAGCGTCGTGATCCCGCTGCCGCTGCTGGCGCAGATCGAGGATCGGGGCTTCGACTGGCAGGTGCCCGGGCTGCGCGCCGAGCTCGTCACCGGACTCCTGCGTGCGCTGCCGAAGGCGATCCGTCGTCACGTCGTCCCCGCCGCGGACTGGGCGGAGAAGTTCGGTGCCGAGCTCGCAGGCGAGGGGCCGGAGTCGCACGCCGGGCTCCCCCCGCGCGGACTCAAGGAGGCGCTGGCGAGGCTCATCCAGCCGCTCGCCAATCAGCTGGTGTCCGCCGCGGACTTCGAAGACGAGCGGGTGCCCGCGCACCTGCGGATGAACTTCCGCGCGGTCGACGAGCGCGGACGGGTCGTGGGATCCGACCGCGACCTGCGTGTGCTGCAGCAGACGCTGTCCGACCGCGCTCGCAGCAGCGTCGCCCGATCGATCGCCGCGCCGCCCCGTCGGCCCGGCCCGGGGTCGGGCCCGCAGCCCGCGGCCGCTCCCGCCTCGATCGAGCAGGACGGTCTCATCGCCTGGTCGTTCGGCGACCTCCCCGAGGTGCTCGACACGCGCGTGGCCGGAGGAGTCGTGCGCGGCTACCCGGCCATCGTCGACCGCGGCAAGTCCGTCGCGGTGCGCGTCGAGGCGACCGCCGACGCCGCGACCGCCGCGACCAGGGCCGGAGTGCGGCGACTCGTCCTGCTCGGCGTCCCCTCCCCCAGTTCGTACGTGCAGGAGCACCTGACCAGCGCCGAGAAGCTCGCTCTCGCCGCGTCGCCCTACCCCTCCGCGGCCGCGCTCATCGAGGACTGCCGCGCCGCCGTCGTGCAGCGACTCGTCGATGCAGCCACCGGCGCCGCGCACGGCGTCATCCGCACCGAGGCGGAATTCACGCGTGTGCGCGACCTCGTGTCGGCAGCGCTCGTCGACGAGCTCTTCGCGTGCGTATCGCTCGTCTCGCGCATCCTCACGAAGGCGCGGGAGGTCGAACGCGGCATCAAGTCGCAGAACTCGCTCGCGCTGCTCGGCCCGCTGAACGACATCCGCACCCAGCTCTCCGGGCTTCTGCACCCCGGGTTCGTGTCGGCCACGGGCGTCGACCGCCTCGCGCACTACCCCCGCTATCTCGACGGCATGCTCGACCGCCTGAAGACGCTCGGCAGCGAACCGGGCAAGGACCGCACGCGCATGAGCGAGTACGAGCGGATGGCGAAGGCGTTCGAGGATGCCGGCGGCACCATCCCTCCCGCACCGGACGCGCCGGCCGCGCTCGTCGAGACGCGCTGGCTGCTCGAGGAGTACCGCGTCAGCGTGTTCGCGCAGCGCCTCGGCACGGCCCAGCCCGTCTCGCCCCAGCGCATCATGAAGGCCCTCGCCGCCGGCCGTTGA
- a CDS encoding heparan-alpha-glucosaminide N-acetyltransferase domain-containing protein has translation MTTSPPLGTAAGPTTLPVTHWFRTFGRPPRILGLDVARALAILGMAGAHIGETSAFDPLDPSTWLDLVHGRSSILFAVLAGVSIALMTGRRDLPDPERMPGIRLQLVGRGAVIFLIGLALELLNTPIAVILTLYGLLYVAVIPFLRWRPRTLLIAAGVLALAGPAVLALIAILAMYPYGAGIGLVLYGSYPITVWLAFVFAGMALGRLGIERIHTAAVALGAGVGLMVVGYGLGLVGAVSGITSWAPGEGSMAGSAAGWQTYPEAVAAADPLAAVLSAVFGVDPHSGGTAEILGSGGFAVTVIALCILLSRPLRWVLLPFGALGSMPLSAYTAHVVSVALIGGPGGFFTDNLFWAGTAVALLLVTTLWSVFVGRGPLERLVGRAAVAMASPPRRKTEQGAPVV, from the coding sequence GTGACCACCTCGCCTCCTCTCGGAACTGCAGCCGGGCCGACGACGCTGCCCGTGACGCACTGGTTCCGCACGTTCGGGCGTCCTCCCCGCATCCTCGGTCTCGATGTGGCCCGCGCTCTCGCCATCCTCGGAATGGCCGGCGCGCACATCGGCGAGACGTCGGCGTTCGACCCGCTCGATCCCTCGACGTGGCTCGATCTCGTGCACGGTCGCTCGTCCATCCTCTTCGCGGTGCTCGCAGGCGTGTCCATCGCGCTCATGACGGGGCGCCGCGACCTCCCCGATCCCGAGCGCATGCCCGGCATCCGCCTGCAACTGGTCGGGCGAGGCGCGGTGATCTTCCTCATCGGGCTCGCCCTGGAGCTGCTCAACACTCCCATCGCGGTGATCCTCACGCTCTACGGTCTCCTCTACGTGGCCGTCATCCCGTTCCTGCGCTGGCGGCCGCGGACGCTGCTCATCGCCGCGGGCGTGCTCGCGCTCGCCGGACCGGCTGTCCTCGCCCTCATCGCCATCCTCGCGATGTACCCGTACGGTGCCGGGATCGGCCTGGTTTTGTACGGCTCCTACCCGATCACGGTCTGGCTGGCCTTCGTCTTCGCCGGGATGGCGCTCGGGCGACTCGGGATCGAGCGGATCCACACGGCTGCGGTGGCTCTGGGAGCCGGCGTCGGCCTCATGGTCGTCGGCTACGGACTCGGCCTCGTCGGAGCCGTCTCGGGCATCACGTCCTGGGCTCCGGGGGAGGGATCGATGGCGGGCTCAGCCGCGGGGTGGCAGACCTACCCCGAGGCGGTGGCCGCCGCCGATCCTCTCGCAGCGGTCCTGTCGGCGGTCTTCGGTGTGGACCCGCACTCCGGGGGAACCGCCGAGATCCTGGGTTCCGGAGGCTTCGCCGTCACGGTGATCGCGCTGTGCATCCTGCTCAGCCGTCCGCTCCGCTGGGTCCTCCTCCCGTTCGGCGCGCTCGGGTCCATGCCGCTGTCGGCATACACCGCGCATGTGGTCTCCGTGGCACTGATCGGAGGCCCCGGCGGGTTCTTCACCGACAACCTGTTCTGGGCGGGGACCGCGGTCGCGCTGCTGCTGGTGACCACCCTCTGGTCGGTGTTCGTCGGCCGTGGCCCGCTCGAACGTCTGGTCGGTCGGGCGGCCGTCGCGATGGCGTCTCCGCCCCGTCGGAAGACCGAACAGGGCGCGCCCGTCGTGTGA
- the msuE gene encoding FMN reductase, which translates to MTAPYRVVAVSGSLHEPSKTTALVRAIAEAVAERAEVEVELIELTAIGPSLAGALRRDQLPAEVEEKLQAIEASDLLIVGSPVYRASFTGLFKHLFDFVGQYELVGKPVLLAATGGGERHALIIEHQLRPLFAFFQALTLPLGVYASDTDFDGYTIASDVLRSRIDLAADRALPLVGYAASRPAETLLVS; encoded by the coding sequence ATGACAGCCCCCTACCGTGTCGTCGCCGTGTCCGGCTCCCTGCACGAGCCGAGCAAGACCACGGCTCTCGTGCGTGCGATCGCCGAGGCCGTCGCCGAGCGCGCCGAGGTCGAGGTCGAGCTCATCGAGCTCACCGCGATCGGGCCGTCGCTCGCGGGAGCGCTGCGTCGCGACCAGCTCCCGGCCGAGGTCGAGGAGAAGCTGCAGGCCATCGAGGCGTCCGACCTGCTGATCGTCGGCAGCCCTGTCTACCGGGCGTCGTTCACGGGACTCTTCAAGCACCTGTTCGACTTCGTCGGTCAGTACGAGCTCGTCGGCAAGCCCGTCCTGCTGGCCGCCACCGGCGGAGGCGAGCGGCACGCGCTCATCATCGAGCACCAGCTGCGTCCGCTGTTCGCGTTCTTCCAGGCGCTCACCCTGCCGCTCGGCGTCTACGCGAGCGACACCGACTTCGACGGCTACACGATCGCCTCGGACGTGCTCCGCTCGCGCATCGATCTCGCTGCCGACCGTGCGCTGCCCCTGGTCGGGTACGCGGCCTCCCGCCCCGCGGAGACGCTGCTCGTCTCCTGA